The following is a genomic window from Sutcliffiella horikoshii.
AGCAATGGAAGAGAAAATGAAAAAAGTCGTTAACTCTTTTTTGCAAAGAGGAAGAATAGAAATGTTCATTACGATTGAGGGCCAAGACATACATGATAAGCATTTGAATGTGGATTGGGAGCTTCTTTCGGCATACATAGATTCTATACATAAGGTGAAAGATAGATACCAAATTTCCGGTTCCATTGAGATTAATGATATACTTAAACTAGAAAATGTGTTTACAATCACGGAAACACAAACAGGGATGGAAGCAATAGAAGAATTGTTGCTAGAACAAGTCCATTCAGCGTCTAAGCAATTGGTTGCCATGCGAACGGCTGAAGGCGATCAGCTGAAAAAGGATATTATCACCCATCTAACCTTTATCGAAACTATGTCGGAGCAACTTTCAAAACTCGGTCCGACCGTTGTGGAAGCGTATAGGTTGCGTTTGGAGAAAAAACTGAAGGAATATTTAGGTTCCCAGATTGATGAACAACGTATACTGGCAGAAGCCGCTATTTTTGCTGATAAGGCTGACATTAATGAAGAGTTAAAAAGAATTAACAGCCACCTTGGTCAATTCAACCAATCCTTGCAATCTACAGATCCTGTAGGCAGGAAGCTTGATTTTCTCGTTCAGGAATTGAACAGGGAAGTGAATACCATCGGATCCAAGGCTAACGACGCAAATATCGCAAATCTGGTAGTAGAGATGAAAGCTTGCCTGGAAAAAATTAAAGAACAGGTGCAAAACATTGAATAATCGTTGATTACTAACCTGTGAACACGGTTAGAATAGAGTTTGTAACTAGAGGTGGGAACCATGAGCATAAAGTTGATTAATATTGGTTTTGGTAATATCGTATCAGCAAATCGTATCATATCTATTGTTAGTCCTGAATCTGCTCCGATCAAACGGATCATCCAAGATGCAAGGGATCAGGGTATGTTAATAGATGCAACTTATGGAAGACGTACAAGAGCAGTACTAATAATGGATAGCGATCATGTTATCTTATCGGCGGTGCAACCTGAAACAGTGGCACAGCGCTTGGTAAATAAAGATGATATGTCTGATGAAGGGTAGGTATTTTTAAATATAATGAGAGATAGAGGATTATTGATTGTCCTTTCCGGGCCTTCTGGTGTTGGAAAAGGGACAGTAAGAAAAGCGTTATTTTCAAAAGAAGATGTCAGTTTGCATTATTCCATTTCCATGACGACACGTAACCCGCGTGAGGGGGAAGTGGACGGAACGGATTACTTCTTCAAGTCCAGAGAAGTATTTGAACAGTTAATTGAAGAAGATAAATTTATCGAATGGGCAGAGTATGTTGGGAATTACTACGGTACTCCTGTTGACTATGTAGAACAATGTTTATCAGAAGGAAAAGATGTCTTCCTTGAAATTGAAGTACAAGGTGCCATTCAAGTTAAAAGCAAATTCCCTGAAGGTGTGTTCATCTTCTTGATGCCGCCAAGCCTTTCTGAACTTAAGAACCGAATCACAACAAGAGGAACAGAGACGGAAGACTTAATCAACAACCGCATGACAGTTGCCAAAGAAGAAATCGAAATGATGGACGCTTATGATTATGTGGTGGAAAATGATCAAGTGGACCTTGCTTGCGACAGAATTAAAGCGATTGTACAGGCGGAACATTGTAAACGTACAAGATTGCGTGAAAAATATAAGCAAATGCTGGAGGCTGAATAATATGCTATACCCATCTATCGATTCACTAATGCAAAAATTGGATTCAAAATATACACTTGTAACCGTGTCTGCACGACGCGCTCGTGAACTACAACAAGTAAACGACCAAATGATCGAAAAAACGGTTTCCTACAAATTTGTTGGAAAAGCCCTTGAAGAGATTGATGCAGGCTTATTATCTGCCAAGACAATCAAAACTGCTGAAAGAAGCGAAGGCATCCTAAATCACAAGTAAAGATAACAACCTAGAAATAGGTTGTTATTTTTTTAATGAGGCAAGTGCCTCAAGGTTAGGGAGAATTAACGGGGTAAAGTGGATTTTCAAGTACATGACGGGGGTTGTGAAATGAAAAATAAAAAAATCCTATTATGTGTCACAGGCGGAATAGCTGTATATAAAGCGGTCGCTTTAACAAGTAAGCTAATCCAGCAAGGTGCCGAAGTGAAGGTAATCATGAGCCAGTCTGCCTGCAAATTTGTTACACCATTGTCTTTTCAAGCTTTATCAAGAAATGAAGTGTTTACTGATACATTCGAAGAAAAGAACCCTGCCGTTATTTCTCATATTGATCTTGCAGACTGGGCAGATGTGGTGCTGGTTGCACCGGCAACCGCAAATGTAATTGGAAAGCTTGCGAACGGGTTGGCGGATGATATGATCACGACAACTTTATTGGCAAGTACGGCCCCGGTATGGATCGCACCTGCTATGAATGTACATATGTATGACCATCCTGCGGTAAAACAAAATATGGAGAGGCTTGTTTCTTACGGATATCGTTTCATCGAACCTGGAGAAGGTTTTTTGGCATGTGGCTATGTAGGAAAAGGTAGATTAGAAGAACCTGAAACGATCGTGGAAGGACTCAGACGATTTTTCCAGAAGCAAGATGAGACGACGCTAAAGGGGAAATCGGTACTTGTAACCGCAGGACCTACTGTTGAAAAAGTGGATCCGGTACGTTTTTTCACCAACCGTTCAACAGGCAAGATGGGGTATGCCATTGCTGAAGCGGCCGCTAACTTAGGTGCGGATGTTATTTTGGTATCAGGCCCGACAAATCTTCCTGATCCACCGAAAGTACAAACAATTCGAGTGGAATCTGCTGAAGAAATGTTTCATGCAGTTATTAAACACTATGAAAAAACAGATGTTGTCATTAAATCAGCTGCCGTTGCCGACTACCGTCCTAAATTTGTGTCAGATATGAAGATGAAAAAGCAGGACGGAGACAGTGTTTTGGAGCTAGAGCGGACAAAGGACATCCTTGAGACTCTAGGAGAAAGAAAAGAGCATCAGGTGCTCGTTGGATTTGCAGCCGAAACGAATAATGTGGAAGAATACGCCAAAGGTAAGCTGACAAAGAAAAATCTAGATTACGTTGTTGCAAACAACGTGACAGTTTCGGGAGCGGGATTTGGCACGGATACGAACCTGGTAACCATCTATAAAAAAGATGGTACAAGCATTTCTCTTCCGATGATGTCAAAACAAGATGTGGCCAATGCACTTCTAGAGGAAGTCGCAACAGCTCTTGAGGGAAAACAATGACCTATTATGCTAGTGTGATCGTTGATGTTCCAGCCAAACAAACGGACAGAGCTTTTGATTATGAGATTCCGGCAAAATGGCATGGATTCATACAACCCGGTATGAGGGTGAATGTACCTTTTGGCCCTAGGCAGATTCAAGGGTTTGTAGTGGATGTGAAAGACAATACCACCGTACCAAAGACACGTCCTATTACTTCACTGATTGATATCCAGCCAATCCTTACACAAGAGCTTATGCAACTGGCAGATTGGCTTAGAGATCATACGCTGTGTTTTACCATTTCTGCCTACCAAGCAATGTTACCGGCTGCTTTAAAGGCGAAATATGAAAAATGGCTAATTGCCAGAGACTTTGTGGGGGTCCCTTTAGAACTACAACCTTTCTTTCATGCATCAAACCGCGTCAAGTTTGAAGAGATGGCAGGGACAAGTCACTTTAAAACAATCAAACATCTAATAGAAGAGGACGTACTGGAAGTTTATTATGAAGTAAAAGATAAACTTTCCAAGAAAACGAGAAAAGTAATTGAGTTACAGGGGTCTAAAGAGGCCCTATTAGAAGCAAAAGAGAAAATTTCTGCTCGTGCTGCTGCACAACATAAACTGTTGGACTTTTTTTTGGAAACCAATAATGAAAAGATGGATAAAAAAACATTGTTAGAAGAATTGCAGATTGGGACTAGCGCAATTGGGGCTTTAGTCAAACTGGGGATCTTAAAAGAAAGTGATGAAGAAATATATCGGGATCCATATGAAAACAGGGAATTTGAAAAGTCTCAAGCTCTTTCATTAACCTACCAGCAACAAGAAGCCATCATTCCCATTCTAAATTCGATTGAACAACATACGCATGAAGCGTATGTAATGTTCGGGGTAACAGGTAGCGGGAAGACGGAAGTGTATATGCAGGCAGTAGATGCAGTTCTAAAGCAAGGAAAAGAAGCGATTGTCCTTGTTCCGGAGATTGCCTTGACTCCACAAATGGTCAACCGCTTTAAGTCTAGGTTTGGTTCAGATGTGGCTGTTATGCATAGCGGTCTTGGAATGGGAGAGAAATACGATGAATGGAGAAAGATACACCGAAAAGAAGTCAAGGTTGTAGTAGGCGCCAGATCCGCTATCTTTGCTCCTTTTGAGAACGTAGGTATTATCATCATTGATGAGGAACATGAAACAAGCTATAAACAAGAGGACACCCCGCGTTATCATGCCCGCGATATTGCTTTAGAAAGGGGCAGATATCACCAATGCCCTGTTGTTCTTGGCAGTGCCACCCCCACACTTGAAACCTTCGCCCGAGCATCCAAAGGGGTGTATAAGCTACTGACGATGGACAAAAGAATGAGTGAACAAGGAATGCCGGCAGTGGAAATTGTCGACATGAGAGAAGAATTGCGAGAAGGCAACAGGTCCATGTTTTCGAGAAGTCTTCTTGAAAAGCTCCAAGACAGACTGGAAAGAGGCGAACAATCTGTTTTATTTTTGAATAAAAGGGGTTATTCTTCTTTTGTAATGTGTCGAGACTGTGGATATGTGGTGGAATGTCCTCACTGTGACATTTCATTAACCTACCATCGAAGCAGCAACCAAATGAAATGTCATTATTGCGGATACGAGGAACCTGTCCGCTCAACTTGTCCATCCTGTGAAAGTGAACATTTTCGTTTCTTTGGCACAGGCACCCAAAAGGTCGAGGAAGAATTGACAAAGCTACTTCCACACGCAAGGGTCATAAGGATGGATGTTGATACGACGAGCAGG
Proteins encoded in this region:
- the coaBC gene encoding bifunctional phosphopantothenoylcysteine decarboxylase/phosphopantothenate--cysteine ligase CoaBC, with protein sequence MKNKKILLCVTGGIAVYKAVALTSKLIQQGAEVKVIMSQSACKFVTPLSFQALSRNEVFTDTFEEKNPAVISHIDLADWADVVLVAPATANVIGKLANGLADDMITTTLLASTAPVWIAPAMNVHMYDHPAVKQNMERLVSYGYRFIEPGEGFLACGYVGKGRLEEPETIVEGLRRFFQKQDETTLKGKSVLVTAGPTVEKVDPVRFFTNRSTGKMGYAIAEAAANLGADVILVSGPTNLPDPPKVQTIRVESAEEMFHAVIKHYEKTDVVIKSAAVADYRPKFVSDMKMKKQDGDSVLELERTKDILETLGERKEHQVLVGFAAETNNVEEYAKGKLTKKNLDYVVANNVTVSGAGFGTDTNLVTIYKKDGTSISLPMMSKQDVANALLEEVATALEGKQ
- the remA gene encoding extracellular matrix/biofilm regulator RemA: MSIKLINIGFGNIVSANRIISIVSPESAPIKRIIQDARDQGMLIDATYGRRTRAVLIMDSDHVILSAVQPETVAQRLVNKDDMSDEG
- the priA gene encoding primosomal protein N', whose product is MTYYASVIVDVPAKQTDRAFDYEIPAKWHGFIQPGMRVNVPFGPRQIQGFVVDVKDNTTVPKTRPITSLIDIQPILTQELMQLADWLRDHTLCFTISAYQAMLPAALKAKYEKWLIARDFVGVPLELQPFFHASNRVKFEEMAGTSHFKTIKHLIEEDVLEVYYEVKDKLSKKTRKVIELQGSKEALLEAKEKISARAAAQHKLLDFFLETNNEKMDKKTLLEELQIGTSAIGALVKLGILKESDEEIYRDPYENREFEKSQALSLTYQQQEAIIPILNSIEQHTHEAYVMFGVTGSGKTEVYMQAVDAVLKQGKEAIVLVPEIALTPQMVNRFKSRFGSDVAVMHSGLGMGEKYDEWRKIHRKEVKVVVGARSAIFAPFENVGIIIIDEEHETSYKQEDTPRYHARDIALERGRYHQCPVVLGSATPTLETFARASKGVYKLLTMDKRMSEQGMPAVEIVDMREELREGNRSMFSRSLLEKLQDRLERGEQSVLFLNKRGYSSFVMCRDCGYVVECPHCDISLTYHRSSNQMKCHYCGYEEPVRSTCPSCESEHFRFFGTGTQKVEEELTKLLPHARVIRMDVDTTSRKGSHEKLLQQFGDRKADILLGTQMIAKGLDFPYVTLVGVLTADTMLNVPDFRSSEKTFQLLTQVSGRAGRHELAGEVVVQTYSPEHYSVELAGTHNYLEFYQKEMQIRKLHQYPPFYFLALVTVTHQELTKVVTVTEKITHFLNMQLSDEAVILGPVASPIARIKDRYRYQCIIKYKREPNLHAALKTVIEKYQTQMDQEKLAVHIDLNPYMLM
- the rpoZ gene encoding DNA-directed RNA polymerase subunit omega encodes the protein MLYPSIDSLMQKLDSKYTLVTVSARRARELQQVNDQMIEKTVSYKFVGKALEEIDAGLLSAKTIKTAERSEGILNHK
- a CDS encoding YicC/YloC family endoribonuclease — translated: MVKSMTGFGRAEAKQGSYQILVEMKSVNHRFCEINIRMPKQFLAMEEKMKKVVNSFLQRGRIEMFITIEGQDIHDKHLNVDWELLSAYIDSIHKVKDRYQISGSIEINDILKLENVFTITETQTGMEAIEELLLEQVHSASKQLVAMRTAEGDQLKKDIITHLTFIETMSEQLSKLGPTVVEAYRLRLEKKLKEYLGSQIDEQRILAEAAIFADKADINEELKRINSHLGQFNQSLQSTDPVGRKLDFLVQELNREVNTIGSKANDANIANLVVEMKACLEKIKEQVQNIE
- the gmk gene encoding guanylate kinase, yielding MRDRGLLIVLSGPSGVGKGTVRKALFSKEDVSLHYSISMTTRNPREGEVDGTDYFFKSREVFEQLIEEDKFIEWAEYVGNYYGTPVDYVEQCLSEGKDVFLEIEVQGAIQVKSKFPEGVFIFLMPPSLSELKNRITTRGTETEDLINNRMTVAKEEIEMMDAYDYVVENDQVDLACDRIKAIVQAEHCKRTRLREKYKQMLEAE